DNA sequence from the Bradyrhizobium sp. CIAT3101 genome:
GCTGAGGCGGCCGCCGAGCGAGCGCGTGAAATCGAGCAGGCGTTGGGCCTGATCCGGTCGCCAGGTACCATTGCCGTTGCGGCTACCGGGACTGACGGCCAGGGAGGTGACGATCTCCGCATCGACAGCGCGCGCGAAATCGACGATGCCGCGCCACTGCGCGTGGGTGAGCACGGAGTCGAAACCGGCAGGCGGTTCCGACGGTGCGCTCTCCGTGTCGGCAAAGAACGTCGCGTTGGCCCAGGTTCCGCTGACCCGCACATAGGCCGGCGACAGAGCGGCTGCGAGCTTGCGCAGGCGCGCGTTGGACAGATCGATCGGAGGCCTGAAGCTGTAGCGATCGCGCTGATCGAAGCTGCGGCCCGCGCGCGGATACGGCTTCCAGAACCGTCCGCCCGTCACCTCCACCATCTCGATATTGTAGGACTGAAAGCGCGGGTCGATCTTTCCGATCGCTTTCAACGTCGCCGCCGCAACGGATGTTTCGTCGGCAAGTGCGACGCCCGAGGTTGCGGCAATGAGCAGCACAATCGTCGCCGCTGTTGCCGCGCAAAGGGGCCCGCGCCGTTGTCTACGTGCGCTTGTATGCACGGCCTGACGCCTTCTTATGCGCGCTGCCAAAAGCAAATGCAGCGACCCGAACCATTAGCCGCTCTTATACGCCGAATTTTTACTTCCAATTTTACTTCGCGAAACCTCAGCCATAGCCTCACGCGCAACTGATCACGGAAAGCAGCCGATCAATGGCGATCGGTGCGAGCGTTCATCGTAACCAACGAGGGTTGCCATGTCTGATGAGACGAAGGGAACGTCCACCTCCAATCCGGCGGGAATGGAAGCGGGATCGACGAAAAAGCTGAGCCGGCGCACGCTGTTGAAGGGTGCGGCCGCTGTTGCGGGTGCGGCCGCGGGGTCGGATGCGATCCGCGGATTCCCGACCATCTGGGCGCAGGAGATCAAGGACATCGAGCTGCGCCATGTCGGCGTCTCCTATTCCGTCGTGAAGGCGATCGGCGACCAGGCCGCCAAGGACCTCGGCTTCAAGGTGACGATGCAGAACCTCGACACCTCCGCCGCCATCAACCGCTTCATAAGCCAGCCTAATACGGTCGATATCGCCGACCTCGAGGGCTGGCAGGCCAAGCTCGCCGCCAAGCGCAGCGTGATCCAGGGCATCGAGGTCAAGAAGATCAAGGAGTTCGACAACATCCTGCCGATCTTCACCAAGGGCGAGATCGACGGCCACAAGATCCCGCGTCAGGGCATTTCGCCTTACGAGGCCATGTACATCTCCAAGCCGGACTCGACCGATCTGCACGATGGCGTCACCGAATGGGCAACCTTCCTGCCGCAGGTCTACAATGCCGACTCGATCGGCTATCGCCCCGATCTCGTCGGTCACGAAGTGACCGAGTGGAAGGACCTGATCGATCCGAAGTTCAAGGGCAAGGCCGCGATCCTCGACGTGCCCGCGATCGGCATCATGGATGCCGCGCTCTGCTTCGAAAGCGCCGGGCTGATCAAGTACGGCAACAAGGGCAACATGACCAAGGAGGAGATCGACTTCACCTGCAACAAGCTGATCGACCTGAAGAAGCAGGGCCAGTTCCGCGCGACCTGGACCACCTTCGACCAGTCGGTGCAGCTGATGGCGGCGGGCGAAGTGGTGATCCAGTCGATGTGGTCGCCGGCGGTGGCGGCCGTGCGTGTCAAGGAAATCCCCTGCGTCTACGCGCCGGTCAACGTCAAGAACGGCAAGGAAGGCTATCGCGGCTGGTGCAACGGCATGGGCCTGATGAAGCACCTCTCCGGCAAGAAGCTCGACGCCGCCTACGAATATCTCAACTGGTATCTGTCGGGTTGGCAGGGCGGCTTCGTCGGCCGCTACGGCTATTACAGCCCGGTGCCGTCGACGGCGAAGAAGTTCCTGACCGCTGCCGAATGGGACTTCTGGTACGACGGCAAGCCGGCGCCTGAAGTCATCAATGATCCCTATGGCGTGCCGATGGAGAAGGTCGGCACCAAGCGTGACGGCGGCTCGTTCCTCGACCGCGTCAAGAACATCTCGTGCTGGAACACGCTGATGGACGAGGCGGCCTACATGAACAAGCGCTGGAACGACTTCAAGGTGGCCTGAAACCTGCTTTCCCTGACCCAAGCGAAGCACCGGCGCCGTCACGCGCCGGTGCGACAAGACCGAGTTCGAGGCAATTGCTGATATGCAGCCCAGTCCAAGCTCAAGTCCTTCGCGCTCCAATCTCGCCGGCTGGCTTTATGTGTCGCCGCTGGTCCTGGTGCTCGTGCCGTTCTTCGTGGCGCCGATCCTGGTCGTGCTGGCCGCGAGCTTCTTCGCCGCCGACGGCTTTGGCGGGCTGACGCCGGGTTTCACGCTGGCAAGCTATGTCGAGGTGCTGCACTCGGCGCTGACGCTGAAGCTGTATCTGGCGACCATCAAGTTCACCGTGCTGACCTGGATCTTCACGCTGATCATCGGCTTCTTCGTCGCCTATTTCCTGGTGTTTCATGTCCGCAACCAGTTGCTGGCGATCGGCTTGTTCCTGCTGTGCACGGTGCCGTTCTGGACCTCGAACATCATCCGGATGATTTCCTGGATCCCGCTGCTGGGCAAGGAAGGCCTGATCAATCAGGCGCTGCTCGCGATGGGCGTGATCCACCAGCCGCTGGAAGTGCTGCTGTTCTCCGACCTCGCCGTCGTCATCGCCTATGTTCACCAGCTCACGATCTTCATGATCGTGCCGATCTTTAATTCCATGGCGCGGATCGACAAGAAGCTGATCGAGGCCGCGATCGACGCCGGCGCCAGCCGTTTCGACATCATGCGCCTGATCGTGGTGCCGATGTCCAAGAGCGGCATCGCGCTCGGCACCATCTTCGTGGTTTCGATCGTGATGGGCGACTTCTTCGTGGTCAAGGTGATGTCCGGCGGCGGCTCGGCCTCGGTGGTCAGCGCGTTTTATGAAGACGTCGGCGTGCTGCAATATCCGACGGCGGCGGCGAGTGCCGTGCTGCTGACGCTGGCGCTGGTCGCGATCGTCTCGCTGATCCTGCGCACCGTCGATATCAGGCAGGAGATCACGCGATGAGCGCGGTTCTCGCCGACATGCCCAAAACAGGCGCGTCCAAGACCGGCGCGTCCGAGTCTGTCGCGCCGGCGACGACCAAGGCGATCGCGCCGAGCAAAGGCGGCCGGCCCTGGACGTTCTATGTGCTGGCGGCGCTGTTCGCCGCTTACGTCATCGCCCTCTATGGCCCGATGTTCTGCATCTACATCCTGTCGTTCCAGGATATCAGAGGCGGCCTCGTGTTCCCGATGAAGGGGCATTCGCTGCACTGGTTCGTCGATCTCTTCACCCAGGCGCGGACCGGCGACGTCAAGGGCTCGTTCGACCGCTCGATCAAGCTGGCGATGATCGTCACGATCATCACCGTCGTGGTGTCGTTCCTCGCCGGACTCGGCTTCCGCAAGCGCTTCCGCGGCGACACATTCGTCTTCTACATGATGATCGGCAGCCTGGTCGCACCCGGCCTCGTGCTCGGCCTCGGCACGGGGCTTCTGTTCCAGGCGCTGGGGCTGGATGCGAGCTGGTATACCTCCGCACTCGGCGCGCAGCTGTCCTGGACGCTGCCGTTCGGCGTGCTCGTGATGTTCGCGGTGATGTCGCGCTTCAACCACGTCTGGGAGGAGGCGGCCTACGATCTCGGCGCCAGCCGCTGGCAGTCGATCTGGCTGGTGATGATCCCGGTGCTCGCACCCGGCCTCGTCGCGGTCGCGCTGTTCGGGTTCACGCTCTCTTACGACGAATTCGCGCGCAGCCTGCAGACCGCGGGCTCGCTGAACACGCTGCCGCTGGAAATCTGGAGCATGACGCTGAACGTCACCTCGCCCTCGCTTTATGCGCTCGGCACCGTGACCACCATCGTCTCCTTCATCGTCATCGGCGCAAGCCTCGGCACCATCGTGCTGATCCAGAAGAAGCGCGGCAGCCAGGCCAAGGGTTGAGAATGAAGAGCGATCGCGGCGATATCGAACTGGCAGGCGTCTGCAAGAGCTTTGACGGCGTCACCAACGTGGTCGACGGCGTCAATCTCAAGATCGACGACGGCGCCTATTGCTGCTTCATCGGCCCGTCCGGCTGCGGCAAGACCACGATCCTGCGCATGATCGCCGGCCATGAAGACCCGACCGCGGGCGAGATCGTGATCGGCGGCCAGAATGTGGTGGGGCTTGCGCCCGTGCAGCGCCGCACGGCGATGATGTTCCAGTCCTACGCACTGTTTCCCCATCTGACGGTCCGCGAGAACATCGCCTTTGCGCTGCGCGTGCGAGGTCAGTCCAAAGCCGATCGTCTCCGGGCAGCCGACGCCATGATCGAGAAGGTCCGGCTGACACAGTTCACCGACCGCCTTCCGGCGCAGCTCTCCGGTGGCCAGCAGCAGCGCGTGGCGCTGGCGCGGGCCGCGATCACGGAACCGCGCGTGCTGCTGCTCGACGAGCCGTTGTCGGCGCTTGACGAGCAGCTCCGTGTCCAGATGCGGCAGGAGCTGCGGCGGATGCAGCAGGAGCTTGGCATCACCTTCATCCATGTCACCCACACCCAGCTCGAGGCGATCGCGCTCGCGGATCTCGTGGTGGTGATGGAGCAGGGCAAGATCAAGCAGGCGGGCGCTGCGCGCGACGTCTACGCCCATCCGCACGACCGCTATGTCGCCGAGTTCATGGGCGGCCAGAACGTGCTGTCCGGCCGCGTCGAAAAGGTCAACGGTGCGAGCTTTACGCTCGCACAGGCCGCACCCTCCGGCATCGAAGTGCCGCTGCAGGCGCGCCCGACCGTCAGCGTGGGCGACAAGGTCGATATCGCCGTGCGCCGCGACGACGTCGCGCTGGTCAGGCCGGGCAGGGACCTGCCGCCCGGCTACACCACGTCGCTGCCGAGCCGCGTGCTCGCGATCGAGTACCAGGGCTACTTCGTCAAGGTCATGCTCGACACCGTGCCGGACGACGAGTTCGTCGCCTATGTGCCGGAAAAGACCTTCTTCGCAGATCCCTTCACCGTCGGCGATGTCGTCATGGCCACATGGGCCACCGGCAGCGCGCTTCCACTCGCCTAAAGCCCCGTCGCGCAGGAGTATGACCTTGCAGATATCCTTCACACTCAACGGCCGGCCCACCACCGTGGATGTCGAACCCGCGACGCTCGTCGCCGAGCTCTTGCGCGAGCAGCTCAATCTCACGGGCACTCATATCGGCTGCGACACCAGCCAGTGCGGCGCCTGCGTCGTGCATCTCGACGGGTTGCCGGTGAAGAGCTGCACACTGCTGGCGCCCGCGCTCGACGGCGCGACGCTGCTCACCATCGAGGGTCTGCAAGGTGCGCCGGGCTCGAACCAGTTGCATCCGATGCAGGAGGCGTTTCGCGAGCATCACGGTCTGCAATGCGGCTTCTGCACGCCGGGCATGCTGATGACCGCGGTCGCGCTCGCCACCGGTAAGCCGGACCTGACCGAGGCCGAGGTCCGTCACGGCCTCGAAGGCAATATCTGTCGCTGCACCGGCTACCAGAACATCGTGGTTTCCGTGATGGCCGGCGCCGCCGCCATGAACGCCGCCAAGGGAGAGTGACCATGGGCAATGTGATCGGCATCGGCGCCGCACCGAAGCGAAAAGAGGATCAACGCTTCCTCACCGGCCGCGGCAATTACGTCTCTGACATCAAGCGCCCCGGCATGTCAGCCGGCGTGTTCGTGCGTTCGCCGCACGGGCACGCGGTGCTGCGTGGCATCGACAAGAGCGCGGCGCTGGCCTCGCCCGGTGTCATCGCCGTCCTGACCGGCGACGACGTCAAGGCCGACGGCCTCGGCGGTCTGCCCTGTGGCTGGGGCATTTCGGACGCCAAAGGCGTGCCGATGAAGGAACCGCCGTTCCCGATGCTGGCGCAAGGCAAGGTGCGTTTCGTCGGCGACATGGTGGCCTTCGTCGTCGCGGAGACGCCGGAGCAGGCCAATGCCGCGGCAGAGCTCTTGAATGTCGATTACGACGTGCTGCCCTCTGTCGTGGGCGTGCTCGAAGCGGTGCGGCCGAATGCGCCGCAATTGTTCGACGACGTCCCGAACAACATCTGCTGCGATTGGGAGCTCGGCGACAAGGCGGCCGTGGAGTCCGCTTTTCGCAAGGCCGCGCATGTCGCCAAACTCAGCCTGGTGAACAATCGCCTGATCGGCAATCCGATGGAGCCGCGCGCGGCGATCGCCGAATACGAGCCGGGCACCGACCGCTTCACGCTGTGGACCACCAGCCAGTTTCCGCACGTCGTGCGCTTCCTGATGGGCGCGCTGGTGCTGAACATCCCGCAGCACAAGCTGCGCGTGGTTGCGCCCGATGTCGGCGGCGGCTTCGGCGTCAAGCAGTTCCACTATGGCGAGGAGGCCGTGATCACCTGGGCCGCCAAGTGGGTGAAGCGGCCGATCAAATGGGTCGCGAGCCGCTCGGAAGGTTACGTCTCCGATCGCCATGGCCGCGACCACGTCACCGAAGCCGAGCTTGCGCTCGATGAACACGGAAAGTTCCTGGCGTTCCGCGTCAACACGCTCGCCAACATGGGCGGCTATCTCTCGACCTTCGGGCCGAACATTCCGACCAATCTCTATGGTCCCTTGCTTGGCGGCGTCTACACCACGCCCGCGATCTACTGCAATGTGAAGGTGGTCTTCACCAACACGGTGCCGGTCGATGCCTATCGCGGCGCGGGCCGGCCCGAGGCGACCTTCGTGCTGGAGCGCATCGTCGATGTCGCCGCGAGCGAGATGGGTATCGACCGCGTCGAGATCCGCCGCCGCAACATGATCCCGAAGGAGGCCTACCCGTACCAGACCCCGGTGCTGGTGCAGTACGATTCCGGCGATCCGATGGGCTGCCTCGACGGCGCGCTGGTTGCCGCCGATGTGAAGGGTTTTGGCATCCGCAAGGCGGCCTCCGCCAGCAAGGGCAAATTCCGCGGGCTCGGCTACTCGACCTATGTCGAGGCCTGTGGTCTCGCGCCGTCGCGCTTCGCCGGCCGGCTTGGCGCCCGCGGCGGCCTCTACGAGAGTGCCACGGTGCGCGTGCATCCGACCGGTCAGGTCACGGTCATGATCGGTACCCACAATCACGGCCAGGGCCACGAGACGACGTTCGCGCAGATCGTCTCCGACAAGCTCGGCGTCGCCTTCGAGAATGTCGACATCGTGTTCGGCGATACCGACCGCGTGCAGTTCGGCATGGGCACCTATGGCTCCCGCTCGCTGGTGGTGGGTGGTGCTGCGCTGTCCAAGGCGACCGACAAGGTGATCGCCAAGGGCAAGAAGATCGCGGCGCATCTGCTCGAGGCCGCCGAAGTCGATATCCAGTTCGAGGCCGGAAACTTCTCGGTCGCGGGCACGGACCGCATCAAGTCGTTCGAGGAGATCGCGGGCGCGGCTTACGTGCCGCACAACTACCCGCTCGAGGTGCTGGAGCCGGGGCTGGAGGAGCAGGCCTATTACGATCCCGTCAACTTCACCTATCCCGGCGGCTGCCACATCGCCGAGGTCGAGGTCGATCCGGAGACGGGCACGGTGACGCTGGTCAACTACACGGCGGTCGACGACGTCGGCACGGTCATCAATCCGATGATCGTCGAGGGCCAGTTGCACGGTGGCATCGTGCAGGGCGTCGGCCAGGCGCTGTTCGAGAACGCGGTCTATGACGAAGGCTCGGGTCAGCTGCTGTCAGGCTCGCTGATGGACTATTGCATGCCGCGTGCCGATCACATGCCGATGATGAAGGTCGCGACCCACTCCACGCTTTGCACGCACACCCCGATGGGCGTGAAGGGGTGCGGCGAGGTCGGCACCATCGGCTCGCCGGCCGCCGTCATCAACGCCGTGGTCGATGCATTGTCGCATCTCGGCGTCACCCATGTCGACATGCCGGCGACGCCGAACCGGATCTGGCGCCTGCTGCAGAACGCGTCGCTGCCGGTCGCCGCGGAATAGGGAGGACAACAATGAAACCATTTGCCTATCATCAACCCGACCAGATCCCGGACGCGGCCAAGCTCCTGACCTCGATCGAGGACAGCAAGCTCGTCGCCGGCGGCATGACGCTGATCCCGACGATCAAGCAGCGGCTCGCGAGCCCCGCCGCGTTGGTCGACCTGTCGAAGTTCGAATCCCTCAAAGGCATCACCGACGACGGCGCCACCATCACCATCGGTGCGATGACGCCGCATGCCGTGGTGGCGGCCTCGAAGCTCGTGCAGGCGAAGATCCCCGGGCTCGCGGCGTTGGCGTCGATGATCGGCGACCCCGCCGTGCGCAGCCGCGGCACCATTGGCGGCTCGGTGGCGAACAACGATCCGGCTGCGGATTATCCGGCCGGCGTGCTCGGTCTCGGTGCCACCATCGTCACCAGCACGCGGGAGATCGCGGCCGACAAGTTCTTTCTCGGCCTGTTCGAGACCGCGCTTGAAACCGGCGAGATCATCACGGCGATCCGCTTTCCCGTACCGCTCAAGGCCGGTTACGCAAAATTCAAGGCGCCGGCGTCGCGTTATGCGCTGGTCGGCGCGTTCGTCGCGAAATTCGCCGATGGTGTCCGCGTCGCCGTAACCGGCGCGGGGCCGGGCGTGTTCCGCGTGCCGCCGATGGAGGTGGCGCTGTCGGAGAATTTCGATCCGTCCGCAATCGCGGCGATCAAGATCGACACCGACGGTCTCACCTCCGATATCCATGCCGAAGCCGATTACCGTGCGCATCTCGTCACGGTGATGGCCAAGCGCGCCGTCGACGCGGCGCTCAGCTAGCTCTTTAGGGTTGATGATGACTGATGGTTCCGGCCGAGCGGCCTTCCCGCCGGCGCCGACTGGCCTTGGCGCGCTTTCTGCAATCGAGATCATGGCCGGCTACCGGCGCAAGGCGTTCACCCCGCGCGATGTCGTCGACGACACCATTGCCGCGCTTGAAG
Encoded proteins:
- a CDS encoding extracellular solute-binding protein produces the protein MSDETKGTSTSNPAGMEAGSTKKLSRRTLLKGAAAVAGAAAGSDAIRGFPTIWAQEIKDIELRHVGVSYSVVKAIGDQAAKDLGFKVTMQNLDTSAAINRFISQPNTVDIADLEGWQAKLAAKRSVIQGIEVKKIKEFDNILPIFTKGEIDGHKIPRQGISPYEAMYISKPDSTDLHDGVTEWATFLPQVYNADSIGYRPDLVGHEVTEWKDLIDPKFKGKAAILDVPAIGIMDAALCFESAGLIKYGNKGNMTKEEIDFTCNKLIDLKKQGQFRATWTTFDQSVQLMAAGEVVIQSMWSPAVAAVRVKEIPCVYAPVNVKNGKEGYRGWCNGMGLMKHLSGKKLDAAYEYLNWYLSGWQGGFVGRYGYYSPVPSTAKKFLTAAEWDFWYDGKPAPEVINDPYGVPMEKVGTKRDGGSFLDRVKNISCWNTLMDEAAYMNKRWNDFKVA
- a CDS encoding ABC transporter permease is translated as MQPSPSSSPSRSNLAGWLYVSPLVLVLVPFFVAPILVVLAASFFAADGFGGLTPGFTLASYVEVLHSALTLKLYLATIKFTVLTWIFTLIIGFFVAYFLVFHVRNQLLAIGLFLLCTVPFWTSNIIRMISWIPLLGKEGLINQALLAMGVIHQPLEVLLFSDLAVVIAYVHQLTIFMIVPIFNSMARIDKKLIEAAIDAGASRFDIMRLIVVPMSKSGIALGTIFVVSIVMGDFFVVKVMSGGGSASVVSAFYEDVGVLQYPTAAASAVLLTLALVAIVSLILRTVDIRQEITR
- a CDS encoding ABC transporter permease, which gives rise to MSAVLADMPKTGASKTGASESVAPATTKAIAPSKGGRPWTFYVLAALFAAYVIALYGPMFCIYILSFQDIRGGLVFPMKGHSLHWFVDLFTQARTGDVKGSFDRSIKLAMIVTIITVVVSFLAGLGFRKRFRGDTFVFYMMIGSLVAPGLVLGLGTGLLFQALGLDASWYTSALGAQLSWTLPFGVLVMFAVMSRFNHVWEEAAYDLGASRWQSIWLVMIPVLAPGLVAVALFGFTLSYDEFARSLQTAGSLNTLPLEIWSMTLNVTSPSLYALGTVTTIVSFIVIGASLGTIVLIQKKRGSQAKG
- a CDS encoding ABC transporter ATP-binding protein, with product MKSDRGDIELAGVCKSFDGVTNVVDGVNLKIDDGAYCCFIGPSGCGKTTILRMIAGHEDPTAGEIVIGGQNVVGLAPVQRRTAMMFQSYALFPHLTVRENIAFALRVRGQSKADRLRAADAMIEKVRLTQFTDRLPAQLSGGQQQRVALARAAITEPRVLLLDEPLSALDEQLRVQMRQELRRMQQELGITFIHVTHTQLEAIALADLVVVMEQGKIKQAGAARDVYAHPHDRYVAEFMGGQNVLSGRVEKVNGASFTLAQAAPSGIEVPLQARPTVSVGDKVDIAVRRDDVALVRPGRDLPPGYTTSLPSRVLAIEYQGYFVKVMLDTVPDDEFVAYVPEKTFFADPFTVGDVVMATWATGSALPLA
- a CDS encoding (2Fe-2S)-binding protein codes for the protein MTLQISFTLNGRPTTVDVEPATLVAELLREQLNLTGTHIGCDTSQCGACVVHLDGLPVKSCTLLAPALDGATLLTIEGLQGAPGSNQLHPMQEAFREHHGLQCGFCTPGMLMTAVALATGKPDLTEAEVRHGLEGNICRCTGYQNIVVSVMAGAAAMNAAKGE
- a CDS encoding xanthine dehydrogenase family protein molybdopterin-binding subunit encodes the protein MGNVIGIGAAPKRKEDQRFLTGRGNYVSDIKRPGMSAGVFVRSPHGHAVLRGIDKSAALASPGVIAVLTGDDVKADGLGGLPCGWGISDAKGVPMKEPPFPMLAQGKVRFVGDMVAFVVAETPEQANAAAELLNVDYDVLPSVVGVLEAVRPNAPQLFDDVPNNICCDWELGDKAAVESAFRKAAHVAKLSLVNNRLIGNPMEPRAAIAEYEPGTDRFTLWTTSQFPHVVRFLMGALVLNIPQHKLRVVAPDVGGGFGVKQFHYGEEAVITWAAKWVKRPIKWVASRSEGYVSDRHGRDHVTEAELALDEHGKFLAFRVNTLANMGGYLSTFGPNIPTNLYGPLLGGVYTTPAIYCNVKVVFTNTVPVDAYRGAGRPEATFVLERIVDVAASEMGIDRVEIRRRNMIPKEAYPYQTPVLVQYDSGDPMGCLDGALVAADVKGFGIRKAASASKGKFRGLGYSTYVEACGLAPSRFAGRLGARGGLYESATVRVHPTGQVTVMIGTHNHGQGHETTFAQIVSDKLGVAFENVDIVFGDTDRVQFGMGTYGSRSLVVGGAALSKATDKVIAKGKKIAAHLLEAAEVDIQFEAGNFSVAGTDRIKSFEEIAGAAYVPHNYPLEVLEPGLEEQAYYDPVNFTYPGGCHIAEVEVDPETGTVTLVNYTAVDDVGTVINPMIVEGQLHGGIVQGVGQALFENAVYDEGSGQLLSGSLMDYCMPRADHMPMMKVATHSTLCTHTPMGVKGCGEVGTIGSPAAVINAVVDALSHLGVTHVDMPATPNRIWRLLQNASLPVAAE
- a CDS encoding xanthine dehydrogenase family protein subunit M; this encodes MKPFAYHQPDQIPDAAKLLTSIEDSKLVAGGMTLIPTIKQRLASPAALVDLSKFESLKGITDDGATITIGAMTPHAVVAASKLVQAKIPGLAALASMIGDPAVRSRGTIGGSVANNDPAADYPAGVLGLGATIVTSTREIAADKFFLGLFETALETGEIITAIRFPVPLKAGYAKFKAPASRYALVGAFVAKFADGVRVAVTGAGPGVFRVPPMEVALSENFDPSAIAAIKIDTDGLTSDIHAEADYRAHLVTVMAKRAVDAALS